One Deltaproteobacteria bacterium genomic region harbors:
- a CDS encoding DNRLRE domain-containing protein: MRRVLVWSVMLAFALPLRAAATDYVNDPLTDPGSPGLGVRGGSFSPSGWTATGANDTLWFTINAALESGSISFDVTGIGLCQSNCGGDVDLFTFYQAPDGLAEPIDYSPGFRNNDQRAFVRMFQNGAGDPLTGAMKLELAGCPVGAPYYNNTCPADCSTLDGIAYCNGQMSDCGWDATHTYHFELDWGGGTMTYFRDGVALGAVGYPSTFAPSPMVVHLGSPRNGDVGGSSMAIGATFANLVVSGTEGSPTPACDAAVVTPPVDAGPPVDMPCTDGSVGASADETAASWFQGVFNDPTDLNVEADASGNPDAIVYMEFPPLSAPVAQATLTLHTHTDASSAGGSGQVCLVVPGSWDPSTLTWTSRPAVTSTCSGGARSVTPDEDVTFDVTALLASGAAPSFALVSTDSDGAHFYSSQSGGCALGPHLLVVNGPPPGTSTTTTGASTTSSTTTDSSTSTGGTTSTGSTTSTGGATSTTSTGGTTSTGGTTGTGSTGSQTTSGHGPTSVTGSSCSSAGSSPIPLLGLFLAALALRSGRQR, translated from the coding sequence ATGCGTCGAGTCCTGGTCTGGAGCGTGATGCTTGCCTTCGCGTTACCGCTTCGCGCGGCCGCGACGGACTACGTGAACGATCCCCTCACCGATCCCGGCTCGCCGGGGCTGGGCGTGCGCGGCGGCAGCTTCTCTCCCTCGGGCTGGACGGCCACGGGCGCGAACGACACCCTCTGGTTCACCATCAACGCGGCGCTGGAGTCGGGCTCGATCAGCTTCGACGTCACCGGCATCGGGCTCTGCCAGAGCAACTGCGGCGGCGACGTGGACCTCTTCACCTTCTACCAGGCGCCGGATGGACTCGCGGAGCCCATCGACTACTCGCCGGGCTTTCGCAACAACGACCAGCGCGCGTTCGTGCGCATGTTCCAGAACGGCGCCGGCGATCCGCTCACCGGCGCGATGAAGCTGGAGCTCGCCGGCTGTCCCGTGGGCGCGCCCTACTACAACAACACCTGCCCCGCGGATTGCAGCACGCTCGACGGCATCGCCTACTGCAACGGCCAGATGAGCGACTGCGGCTGGGACGCCACCCACACCTACCACTTCGAGCTCGACTGGGGCGGCGGCACGATGACGTACTTCCGCGACGGCGTGGCGCTCGGCGCCGTGGGCTACCCGAGCACGTTCGCGCCCAGCCCGATGGTGGTGCACCTGGGCTCGCCGCGAAACGGCGACGTGGGCGGCTCGTCGATGGCCATTGGCGCGACGTTCGCGAACCTGGTGGTGAGCGGCACCGAGGGCTCGCCCACGCCCGCGTGCGATGCGGCCGTGGTGACTCCTCCGGTCGACGCGGGCCCGCCCGTGGACATGCCGTGCACCGACGGCTCGGTGGGCGCGTCCGCCGACGAGACCGCGGCCAGCTGGTTCCAGGGCGTCTTCAACGATCCGACCGACCTCAACGTCGAGGCAGATGCGTCGGGAAATCCCGACGCGATCGTGTACATGGAGTTCCCGCCGCTCTCGGCGCCGGTGGCTCAGGCCACGCTCACGCTGCACACGCACACGGACGCGTCGAGTGCGGGCGGCTCGGGCCAGGTGTGCCTCGTCGTGCCCGGGAGCTGGGATCCGAGCACGCTGACGTGGACGAGCCGGCCCGCGGTGACCAGCACATGCTCCGGCGGGGCGCGCTCGGTCACGCCCGACGAGGACGTGACCTTCGACGTGACCGCGCTGCTCGCCTCGGGCGCGGCGCCCAGCTTCGCGCTGGTCTCGACCGATTCCGACGGCGCGCACTTCTACTCCAGCCAGAGCGGCGGCTGCGCGCTCGGGCCGCACCTGCTCGTCGTCAACGGGCCGCCGCCCGGGACCTCGACCACCACGACCGGCGCGAGCACCACGAGCAGCACGACCACGGACAGCTCCACCAGCACGGGCGGAACGACGAGCACGGGCAGCACGACCAGCACCGGCGGAGCCACCAGCACGACCAGCACGGGCGGCACGACCAGCACAGGTGGCACGACCGGTACCGGCAGCACGGGCTCGCAGACCACCTCAGGGCACGGTCCCACGTCGGTCACGGGCAGCTCGTGCAGCAGCGCGGGCTCCTCGCCGATTCCGTTGCTCGGACTATTCCTCGCGGCGCTCGCGCTTCGGAGCGGTCGCCAGCGCTAG
- a CDS encoding winged helix-turn-helix transcriptional regulator, with translation MRDVDVFAALANPVRREILKKLRRGPRGVSDLASGFSLGRPAVSEHLQVLRKARLIREEPRGRERYYHLDPRPLAEVTTWLEAFSRYWEDRLDALDELLDREAGERR, from the coding sequence ATGCGCGACGTCGACGTCTTTGCCGCGCTGGCCAATCCCGTGCGGCGCGAGATCCTGAAGAAGCTGCGGCGCGGGCCCCGGGGCGTGAGCGATCTGGCGAGCGGCTTCTCCCTTGGGCGGCCGGCCGTCTCCGAGCACCTCCAGGTGCTGCGCAAGGCGCGCCTCATCCGCGAGGAGCCGCGCGGCCGCGAGCGCTACTACCACCTCGATCCCCGGCCGCTGGCCGAGGTCACCACCTGGCTCGAGGCGTTCTCCCGCTACTGGGAGGACCGCCTCGACGCCCTCGATGAGCTCCTCGATCGCGAAGCTGGAGAACGTCGATGA